ATAGAAAGGACAAAATAATGAGAGTTTCGCAGGCTACAAAAAGAAAAgtacttttttcacaaaaactaATGTTGATGAAATTTCTTAACATCATCACCCAAAATCGGCATCGTGAATACATTCTTGTAGAACACACCATTCCGTTCGATCGTAAACTCCAACGATATATCGCCATTCATGGTCTGTGCAATGGCGCGCTCACCATAACGATTTGTATTGTTATCATCACTGGCAATCACCGATAGGCTTATCTGCCTGAAATGCCACTCGCTTAGCATGTTGAACGGTTCCACAGGCAGTGGCAAGGTGTTGTCATAAGCCAAAGTGATGGGCTCATGTGTAACGGGCGAAAATGACTCCAAGCCCAGAATGAGTCCACAATTTAGACGTTCATGTGGCCAATTTCGTTTCGTATCAACACACCATGTGGTGAATTCTGCATTTGTATTGAGCAGTGTAATATTACCATTGGCATAGATCACCAAACCGATATCGGGTTCATGTAGGGAATCGATGCGATGAGCTGAGCTGAAGTGGTGAGTAaagaacaattaaaatttaattttttcaaaaattattttatattttgctccAGATTAATCAACTTACTTGAGCACTATTAAATCAGGCTTCCAAACTCCTTTTGGCGCATCGCTGTAGCTGAAGGATATAGCTTGAATTCCATTCGCATCTGCATTCCACGTCAGTAGGGGGTCTTGCCAATACTACATTCACGCGAAGAAAAAGTGGTACAGCGAATAAAACATGTATACTCttaacgtgaaataaaatgcattccaatattattataaagcGTGTTTCAAAAGACGCGgctatgttgttttaaaataagatatgcaaaaatttagatttttacaggtgtttttattcaaaataacaattatatgtgaaaattaCGTCATTTAAATATCCACGTCTACAGGAATAATCCACCAAATAGTcgatcaaattaatttttctttatattttctaagaattataaatatttttgcttcgaaaccGAAAAATTTGCCTATCACGTGTGAACTATGATTATTCATCTCAATTTATCcttttttaagtacattttcaaattttacatagaaatcaatataataaattcaaacaaaataaaaaatatagtgattttcataatttatagctcattgaataAGGAATTGAAAGGAGTTTATTCTCATATAATTCTAATTATGCCCTAAGCCAAATAATCATTTAAACCgctatcaaaaatgaaaaaaaaaaacaccaaaatttcgaatttaTCGTATGTTTTATTGTCTTGAAGATTACTAGCGCTCCTTAAGatattttaacactttttataCCATGGGCAACTAAATGTCATGATTTGAATGCTATACGaactttttcatcaaattaATAAGTGTAAAGTTTCGAGGAAGTATGTACTTCAACCTGTGAAAAATTGGTTATACGCTCAAATTTTGATGATCAGTTCAAAAGTCGAGGTATGCAGCTTTTTTCTACTTGAGCCAAGCCTTTAACACGTTCAGACCtgcgaaaaattgtattaagcCTCCGTTGTCCTATTCGAGgattctttttaaaaggttatatccataaaccCATAgagaattaaattttaggaagctacctggaagctcaaaccattagctataataaaaatatgttaaattcatttCCGAAGTCGGAAAAGTCTGGCCAGAAAAGTTTTGCAGACCCGGATGCCCAACGGAGTGTTAAACAGTTTTGTTCTGTTTTCCCCACAATAttattgagaataattttttaatttgagtaatttaataaatatcagcaatttataaaatgcattttttgtataaaataagccATTTGCCCTTGCCAGCTGTTATTTGCTTTTCGAAAACAGCTATTAAAGGAAACCAAAGAGCGaagaaatttaaacatttttttaatattttctttttgataaaagtgtgggataattaaaaaaaaagaatattgtttttgtcttctcactttataaaaaacaaattttataacaaagtGCGTTAGCAGTGTTATTGATCGTGTAATAGCACAGGCAGCAGACGCAATGGAAAAAAGTGCGCAGAAAATTCAATGGAAAAATCGTGCGAGGGCTGCGCGACTCTTTTCGGTACAAAACTGAAGTTGTTGGAATTCGTACAGACTTAATAAGGTTGAGTTCCGATATGTTCCGGATATTATGCAAGAGGACCTGGGGTCAATCGTTGGATTGCTCCCGGTGTATCGCTTGGTGGCGCTTTTGCGTTTCTTTCATTGAAAGAAGGCATGAATTGCATGAATTGTAAAGGGTccccatataactttacggaattaaaaatgctataaaaaagaaactactcaatatttttccaaactgttttttttattttgaagtacaatcctaccggttaatgatggaacacaacttcattcatatggctgcctcggctagccatgcaccatggtccaatttttcaacacattttcgattgtatgcggctgtatttcagctatgacatcgcgtatgttggtcttcagtgcatcaattgttgctggtttgttggcataacactggtctttgacggcaccgcacggtttttggtcggtcacgcgttggtttgtcaataagcaacccagtttctcttacttttttcgcaaagtaacggacatacgcttcattcggtccatgattttcaaagtaatgtcgcaatatttcccagcgttctttgagcgtatacacaaccattttcgttcagcggaagaataaaactaattttctgtcaaatcagatgacagctaagtgttaccattcttcaaataatacctagttcaaatccgtaacgatagatggcgggccctgtagtTCGCTAAGTGCAAACTCTTCTCTTTTAACTAATCTTACAGCTAATATACAAATTCAACCTTCATGAtaagatatttgttttttttttttttgttttgcgcatTTCCATATAACCCAAGTTCATTTTTCAATAACACTTCCCGATCATATGTTACGGCCAACGGTACTCACCAACGATAATTGCAAGCGTGTGTGTAGTATTGACTTTTCGTGATTGTATGCGACCGATTTCAACTGAAAGGCGAAATTTACCGACTTGAGATCCATTGGCACCGACCCATTTGCCGATTTATTGGTTAAATCAGCAATCAAAGCATGTAATGGATCGAGGGCATGCACTTCTGTTTCCATTTCTTCGGCTGCGAAAGTGAAAagtattgagaaaaaaattcactaagtatttgtgaaaaaattcaaaacctaCCGAAGCCATCGAATTGACAATCATAGAACCATTTCGCCGAGGCTACGCCGAACGTACTAAAACTGAGGTAATTAATTTCTAAAGGTGCGGAATCCGTGTAATTCAAAAGCGGCTCCTTTTTAAAGCCCGTTATGTAAACCGAAAGTGTGCCATCTGCGGTATAGgagtacatacacatgcacatgagTAAGTATGCGCGAGCAATATGTGCAAATGTGGTTATTTAAAGAGTGGCTTTGACTTCACTTTGCTTATCAGCtgcttatgtgcatatgtatgtacatatatacaaatgtatgtttgtatatatctatatacaaGCTTGTTTGTATTTCTCAATGAGCGGGTACAAATACCACTTCTTCactttattatacatacataccctttGTTTGTATAATTTCAATGGGCGTCGGATCGTAGTTTGATAAAATTTGTGGTACCGTACTTGTGGAGACACGTTGCCAACCCATACTGCTACGTATtgtcgagaaggaattttgaccGGCGCCAATTACTGATAAAGTAAGAATTTGtaagattttatttatgtatcctGTTTTTTAACTGTTAATTTCCAATTATGAATGTTAAACATTTTCACGCACCCACTTCGTAAACACGATCCCTACTGCGCGGTTTATCGTTGGTCGCCAACAGGATATGTGCGTCCATGGCTGCCAACACATAGAACTTCAAATGCAAGCgttcatttgcatttaatttgttgttttccattttATGTATGTGAAAGAATTGTGTATATGCATATCCGGTATTACGTAGGGTAAGTTCCTTGCATTTATCCATTTGCGCTAAGGACACATTGTATTTATTAGCTCCGGTACAACGCACGAAAATCAccgttaaaatatttattattaaaccgAAGCTATAATGAcaattttgtaaatacatatttaatttttgcaaaaatatcacGTTTTTACGAAAGTTcgctatttaaataatttcaatgttTCGCAACGAATGTCCAAGAGCAACTAgttgaaaatatttcgttaaaatCTTAAGAAGCTAATTTCAAATTACTTCAGATAAATCTTTGCACTgggaaaaatacaacaaaagcagccgagtatcaataaaaaaaatgtgtgaatgaACACTGAAAAACGgtgaagcaataaaaataagtgaaaaaacaGTGAGTACTCGATATAAGGGACTTTGATAAGAAAACGTGCGAGTACATACAGTTATGCATGgatctaataaataaaaatttatatttttatttgcatacatatacagtggGGGTCACAAATTTATCACTCTATGCCAAGACAACATTCCCTATATAGTTTTTCTTCTTATCATATTAAATGAGTACTAACATTTTCTCATAAAGTTTAAATTTAGCACGTTTCACAGTAGCTTgtgttcaaatcaaaataagaGTAAGAGCAAGAAGAAAACCACTTCATGTTTTGTTGGAAACCCTTTTTTGCAATGACAGCATCATACTACCTCCGTGACAAACTTTTCTCAATAGTCGCACATCTCTCCTGGGGTATTGTGTTCCAGGCATTTTCTATTTGCCTGCAGTGGATCTCACTGCTTTAATGTGCTGCTCAACATCACAGCAAAGTTTCTCAACTGACTTGGGATCCGGTGATTGAGAAGTCCCTTTTAGATATCAATATTATGTTCTTTTAAGCAACACTTCAGCAAGTGTAAgtgtcaaaaaattgtttggagaGGCATCTATAATAATATTGCCAGCAAAAAATAAGGGAATAAATCTGAAACGGTATCAGCCCAACAGATTCTGTCAAATTTCCAGAGAATTAAGTATCTTCTGTATTCTTTCAAGCGTATAGCTAACGTATACGATCCATGTAGAAGAAGCAGCACACAAACCACCGCTTTTACTTCTATTAACTTGACCATCCATTGTTGCGGTTAGTATGATAATACTATTTCATTGGGAACATCATGTAAATTTAgcttattctatttttattctcTTATGAGTACTATTTAAAGATATAGTTCCTTAAAAATGTATAGTTCTACAAATaagttgtttttgaataacttttttactaaacaaaaaaatcagtattttaacctggccgccgtagccgaatgagttcacagaacgtaggttcgaatctcggtgaaacaccaaaattaagaaaaacatttttctaatagcggttgcccctcgtcaggcaatggcaaacctccgagtgtatttctgccatgaaaaagctcctcataaaaaatatctgccgttcggaatcggtttaaaactataggtccctccatttgtggaacaacatcaagacgcacaccacaaataggaggaggagctcgaccaaacacccaaaaagggtgtacgtgccaattatcatacatatatataatatttatgtaagtatattttaaCCTTCACgcgttccattgcttgtctatttCTATACTACGGCAGttaacaactttttcttaaacaaaatgCTGTTTGTACGTATTTGtatcttttttaaatacattttaattgaaACATAGTTTGACATTGTTACTATTTGGTATTAAACagttaaatttaatgtttcgCACAAATTCCTCAGTAAA
The sequence above is drawn from the Anastrepha obliqua isolate idAnaObli1 chromosome 4, idAnaObli1_1.0, whole genome shotgun sequence genome and encodes:
- the LOC129245551 gene encoding uncharacterized protein LOC129245551, whose amino-acid sequence is MYLQNCHYSFGLIINILTVIFVRCTGANKYNVSLAQMDKCKELTLRNTGYAYTQFFHIHKMENNKLNANERLHLKFYVLAAMDAHILLATNDKPRSRDRVYEVVIGAGQNSFSTIRSSMGWQRVSTSTVPQILSNYDPTPIEIIQTKDGTLSVYITGFKKEPLLNYTDSAPLEINYLSFSTFGVASAKWFYDCQFDGFAEEMETEVHALDPLHALIADLTNKSANGSVPMDLKSVNFAFQLKSVAYNHEKSILHTRLQLSLYWQDPLLTWNADANGIQAISFSYSDAPKGVWKPDLIVLNSAHRIDSLHEPDIGLVIYANGNITLLNTNAEFTTWCVDTKRNWPHERLNCGLILGLESFSPVTHEPITLAYDNTLPLPVEPFNMLSEWHFRQISLSVIASDDNNTNRYGERAIAQTMNGDISLEFTIERNGVFYKNVFTMPILACETLIILSFLLRGYRRGGLILVVFFVIAMGLMFVTKHAPTAYIPNTLYAYQHVMRTAAFCYLLHVTLMWLELYPPKAKPMDWMMTLINVSALRLLLCMRVADSDEYVSIQTHPWREMAKMINNCCFIIVSILFVVVDILLLPNF